The sequence GCTCACTGCTGTGTTTTTACGATTTTGTAGTTTGATTCGGGAGGTTCGTCATCTGAGTTTTTGTATGGGACAGAccgtatgggtgtgggtgtgggtgggtgtgcgtgcgtgcgtgcgagcgcgTGTGTGTTGAACATGTGCGCCTCACCTGGCAATGCAGAAAACGGAAACGCACTTTGGAACTGTGGACCATCCTGCCATAATTCTTCACATTGATACTGCTCTTTTTCCAGCCACTGGCTGGGTCATAGGGAAACGGGGGGGTCCACTTGATATTCTCTATCGTCTGAAGATCTTTAGGGGACATCTCCTGTGATCAAAACCAAGTTCACAACACAGGTATCCATTAATATAGAGTAGGATACTTTATAGTACATCTTGCTGAGAATTTTCACTCAAAGGATTTTCTGAAGTTGTTTAACGCTCTGCGTGAGAAACACCTCACCTTTCTTGGCGTGACAGTACAAAGAATGTTGATGATGCTGTTGGACTTCTCCTGACCCTCTTGTGGGTTCTTCTTCCGGAACAGTCTGCTGCTGCTCGAAACGAAGGAGGAAGTGGATCTTAGTCAAACATTCATTTAATCATTTTtcacagaaaaaaaatcacagagGAACATAGATCTCGGACAAACTCGGGTGGGTCACGGCCATTAATTTACAACCTTCTCATCTGACTCTAGTCTGTCTCTTGGTCAGGGTCCCAAACAAAagattttacattttcattGTATGTCCATTCTCTGAGTCTTTCTGCATCTCCCGTAACTTGTACTGGTCAGTGTATTGTACACCCCACTCTGCACACCATTTACTCAGAGAGAACAATGAATCTTATGTTTCCAGACAGAGGGCATAAATAGTGAAATAAGGTTCAAATGTCATCCTTTGTCACCCATGACCCCCATTTGTAATCATTAGTGTCAAATCCTTGTAATGAAGTCTTTCCTGCACATTCATAAGAGAGGAAGTCAGTCTCTGCATTTGTTTCGCTTTATCTGCTCATCTCCATTTTGAAGGCAATTAGCATAACAACAGTAGGCGCATTCATGCGCAGAATTATCGAAGGTGTTTCTGGCATTCTTTACAAACGCTCATTGATTAATGAAATGGGCATCCAGAGAATTTAGAGCATAGAAAAATGTTGTCGACAGGCTGGTATTTGCAACAAAGGGTATTCTAGCAACACAGCAATTTCAGGTGTTAAAGGAGGTGACTGAACCCCAATTAGTAAGTGACTGGGAACTGGAACACTGGTATCGTTGTTCTTCACTGATTGGCAAATCACCTGTGGATGAACTGGGTAAACCATGAAGGCCTGTTGAACAATCATCCCATATTTTTATTTAGAAGTGTATAACTGGCTAACAGGTCATACTGAACCCTTGAAAAACTTGACAGGCCTGATTATAACCAGTTTTAGCTCAGCCTTGCCAGGCCTGACACCGTGATCTCTGACCTGCCTCTAATAAATGCACAATAGCCTTAAAGGCTTCTTGCTCTTCACATCCACACTGACTTCACTTCCAGTGGGTGCCCGCAAAAACCCAACAGTGCGGATGCCTCTGATTTAGAAGCTGCATAATCTTTTGACCAGTGGTGTTTGAAAAGAACATTGTAGTGACCATTTGCAAGGCGTATTGCAAATAAAAAAACCACCTCTCCAGGTTGACACAGGTATCTCTTCCCTGCTTTGAATCAGAAGAGAAACTGTGTCACAGCGCTGACCTCTACCAGTGCCCAGCAGAGAGTAATTCTGTCTGTACACTGGTGTCCTGCCGCTGAGTTAATGAGAATTACAGACATGAACACAGGGGACTGCTAACCATCAGGCAAGTGTTTTCTTTCACTTCCTACGGTCCTACGTTATTCACACACTGAACCTACAGTCACCCATTAAATCTCATTTATCAGTTCTAAAATGCAGTTTAATATCATTAAACAACATTCAAAGTGAAGCCCAGTGTTTTCAAAAGCTTTAAACAAATAAACTCGTTGAGGGTATACTACACAGTAACCTGTCAAGTAAATGTTTTGACCGACAGCACATAATATCTCAGAATCGGATGTCACAGCAGCCCGGGGCTTTTTACCTGTTACGCCGTATGAAACTCTTGCTAGAGAACGTGAAGTTATGTTGAGGAACGCATGACATACTGCTCCCCATGATGGCCTCGGCAGTGTGTACGTCTCCTCAGTGAGAGAACGTGTCTCTGTAGGACCAGGCGCCTAATACTCCCTTAAGCTGTAATCCAAGAGAGAATGTGTTCACCAGAGAGGTGTGACTGATACTGAGCGAGCAGAGAGCAGAGGGAGAGGAGTGTATGGAGGGAAtctggcagtgggagtggccaaagtgaggtgtctgtgtgtgtgtgtgtgtgtgtgtgtgtgtgtgtgtgtgtgtgtgggtaatgCGAGGGAGGAGGAatgagagggggtggggggggttgtgtaTAGTGGAGTTCACACTCACATGGGATCCCTGCTTTAAATCAAGcctcaaaacaaaaacagaagtgTGCCTTTTCACACCTAGCAGTGGGCAAATGGCTCTTATTTGAATGTTTTGAAGACTGTCATGAAGGACTGTATGGTCTGAATGGTGTTGTCAGTCAAGCACTCGTGTAGGCATGTCTGAACATGAACGAACAGTATACGGTACTCGATGCCAGAAGATCCTTTTTCATTCAAGTTTTAAGTTTAGActttttaaaaatgatgttattgttattatttctacaataaaaacaatatttttattttatcctGGCTTATTCTCTCCATGTTTTCCATTCATTTTAAGTTGAATAAGGAAATAGTGTGTAAACTGAcctatttttctttattcaaatTATCATTCCTATCCAAATTAATGCTAATATATCGGTAATGTTATCAGTATGCAAGTAATTTACATGTTTCATGCAGCTACATGTTATAACATGTTCTGGTGATGACCTGATCCATCTGGTAATATTTTCAATCAGTTAAGAAGCATGTGAAGTATGTTCCAACATTATCTATGTCAGTTACAAGTTAAACATGGTTGAGGTGTTCTACCTACATCAGACATGGTACAGTGAATATTGTGAATTTAAATGAGGCATgtgtaaataaatgtgtgtgtagagatgCTAACATAAGCAATAGTCTGTCACACATGCCTGCTCTGTCAACATTATTCAACGTTGTTTACCTTTGGTGTTATGACAGGCTTTTCACTGGGGTATTTTCTGACAACGTGAGTTCTGGCAAATTCCTGACGTCTCTTCACATTCTTGATAATCAGGTCAGTGATGTGATCTCTGACTAAAAGACCTCAGGTGGCCACTGTTTAAAGAAAGATTAATTGCATTTGGTAGTCTATTCACCTGTCCTTATTTGCTAAGAAAATTTTGTTCTGTTGTGCCGTTAAGTGTGAGGCCCCAGTGTGTTTGCGGATGCAGTAGATTTTATCTAATCAAATGACTGGCCCACCCTGCCCTCATGTTGCCAGAGGTATGATGCAATCTGATCCCACTTTACAGAATATAGCAAGTACGCTTTAtcataaaatgtttatattgccaTAGTGTTTGCCTGAAAGGATCCAGGTACTGTAATAATACTGTTTATTTCAGTGTTATTCACTACTGATTGCTAGATTACACACCACTGTGGGATTTTCCtgctttaaaatgtttattcCCATTAAACTAACACATAAATGGACAAAGTCTGGTTATATTATTTCAGAAGATTATTAACAGGTAACAGGAGGAAAACAGGTAATGAATGTTACATAAGAAAAAGGTAAAAAGAATAATATTTTGCTACAAAGGAGCTCCATAGCATAATTGATTAACTGACGGTAACAAATGAGAAATTCTGTATTACTgatgaaggggagtgagatTGTGTCTGTCATAAACCAGCACTGTCATGGAAAAACAAACAGCTTTTCCCCCCCAACGCTCCCTCACCTGCGATCAGCACGCAGTCTTACGGCTCAGACGTGACTCACTCACCGCTCACTCAGGAGCTAACGAAGAAAGAACACTTCAGCTGCAACTGGGGAAACTGCCAGGGAAGTTCTGGCCTGCTCACACGAGTTTCTGTCTGATCCCAAAAAATTTGCCGAGTTTCGGTTGACTCCACACAGGATTTTACCCCACGTTGTTAAGTGTCTTGTCATGACAAGACTACCTGCATGTTATTATTACACAGGAAACATTGATGAACATAAAATGTCATAACCATACCTATGGTATCAGCTGGAGGATTGTTCATTGTGTGCCAGTAAGTAAATTAGATCATCATCTGCCCCTAATCTTCCTGGACTGGAAGAGACTGAAACAGTCCAGTATTCAACTGCTTCCTGGTTTTCCTCAAATTCACTTTATTTCCATGTTCCATGTTCATTAATCACTTTATGTCATCCACCTGATTGTTGTTTCCGCTGTCATAAATTACTTGCAAAGCACATAAACACTTAAATAAACACAATACCgcatacatacagtatgtattgGGTAGTAAGTGTATCTGTTTGTGGGTTAGACAGTTCACCTTCTACTACTATATATGTAAAGTTATTAACATAAACACTTAAATAAACACAATACCgcatacatacagtatgtattgGGTAGTAAGTGTATCTGTTTGTGGGTTAGACAGTTCACCTTCTACTACTATATATGTAAAGTTATTAACTTTGGGCGAGGGTTATAACAGATTTTAGAAATGATAATATCgcacatatttttcctttcagCATTCTCTGAAATCAGACAGAAGAGTAAAAGCGAGAAGAAGGAACTGTGAACAGCAGCCAAATTCAACAAAACAGCTCATCGACTTCCCACGCCGTCTTATGAATGTGGTTTTTGCTTTTCAAGCTTTTTCTCAGGGAAGTTCTGCTTCTAGTGAAAACATGCTAATCCAGATTAGCCCAGAAGGAACGAATGCTTTCTGGATTAATGAATAGGTGTTCCCTTAAATAAACTGAGAAAAAGTATTGAATTCAttgtaaaaaaagaaagaaattaaAAACATTAGAGATATAAATCACATTGCTGACTTAAAATGGTCTATTAGCCGTGTACATCTATTCATGATTCCATAATAGCCCCCAGGAAAGATTAGACATGAATTACAAAAAACATGAGGAATTACTTATAGCATACTCCCAAATATTGATTGATGTTTCAGGGTGAGAATCTGTATGACGAACAGACACGtgcacaaacactcactcacatgtACGAATATACAAAAAGATCAAGCAGAGAGTTCAGACGCTGTCAGCGTCCCCTGCCGAGTCTCTCAGGATGTTTGTTAGCCTGGGTGCTAACTTCACACCTTTGCTTCTTTCATTAGAGCACATGGTTCACAGCAATAGCATCAGGTGTGCGAGAGAGAACCACGGGTGCTAAAGTTCTCACAGTCCCGTAGTAAAATGCTAGTACAGAGTACATAAACATTTAGCCAAAGGGAGGGTCAAACTTTCATTTTCTTGAGTCCAAAGTGAGATGTCCAGCAGACATGTTGAATAATTGCTGTAATTTGAGCCAAAGATATTGaggctcatttcaaaataaagcaaaGTTTACTGTCTTGACATGCGGAAATGACATGCATGGAATGAGAATACGTTAAGTCATTTCAGAAAAACTGTTACTCatggaaagaaaaaagaaagacgtTACAAAAGGAAAACGATGCCTCTTCCAAACATTTTGCCTTCAAGCCAAATATGGTAAATTTTGTCCAGATAAGTTCTTTGGTTTAAAACATGAATGCCATGGATGACTACTGTCAATTGCTAAACCGTAGTAGTAGGGAGAGGTGAAAATCAAAAGGAAATGTAATAACAAAAAATTATGAAACCTACAGAGAAAGACACAGACAAAGAAGATCTGAGATAAATTAACacccatccatctatccatccaaattttaaaagaaaattCCAAAGTTTGACTATTTACTACTAAGAGTGAAAAGGGGAGTGAATGTATCTGTGGAAGCCTTGCTCCTTAGCTAAGATTAATGCCCAGCACTACAGTTGTCTTTGGTACTAGAGTCTTTATTCATTCACAGAATGTATTTACTGTGAATGTGTAAACAGTTTATTTAGCATTGCTGTACACCTGTttacaacaaacaacaaaagccTAAAacacaacccctcccccccagaAGATTGGCTTTGGTATCAGGACTCAGTATTTGTGGTTAATGATTCATATTGACTGTGAAAAGAATGTCATTCTGTAAATGGTATTGCTACACCCATAAATGTAGAAGACGAGCTACGTTAGTTTTATGTCCTGACACGTGGCCGGCTGGGCTTGAAGCTGCAGTGATGTAGAACGGTACAGGGGATCAGTACCTAGCAGGACTGGGCCAGGAAGAGCCAGGCAGGGCTCCACAGAGCTGCATGCTTGTGTCAGGGTGTGCAGCATGTAAGCATGCTTGGGTGACGCTGAGGGGTTGTCAGACGTGGGCGTGAGGGACAGGGCTCGAAGGTGACAGAGCCGGGGCCACTCGGGGCCCCTCTCCGCTGCATATCTAAGCTTGTAGTCGCCTGCCCGGGCCATAAAGTCATTACGGCCCCTCAAATCAGCACAAGACCGGCTGCCGTCTGAGAGGCGTGCTGCTGAACCACAGTGCTCTCCTCCCCACCGTTCACTCCCCCCTTCCTTACGTCCACACGCAGGCAGGGGTCAGTACGGGAGCTCCGCCTCGGGCACCCCAAACACTGGGGGACTCATGGCCGTGTCAGATATCTATATGTAAGTGGAAGTGGCCAGAGCGTAGGAGCACACAGGTGCGCGTGCCGTGTCCCTGAGGTCAGGGACGGGAAGAGGAGAACGCTCAGCTGTCCGCACGGATCTGTCAGAGAGTTAACTTGGGGAGCACATGCTGATATCGTACACGGCTGAACTGATCCCGCACATGGCCAAGCAGTTCACTCTTTACCATAATCTCTTTACCATATCGCATAATTGAACAAAATGCTCCATTCAGCGGCTTCATGCCTAATGAAAACAGAAGAGTATGTAGCCTATAAATCATTTGTTCCAATTGAATGGACTAATGTTTGAATATGTAGATTCAGTTAGCTTTGAATGTTATATCATTTACCTGATGTTTTAAAACTATATCTGCTAGAAAATACTGGAGGCATAAAATGCAAAAATTGAAATGATTTAATCTACACATTGATTTTCTACACATTTCTAGAAGTACACTTCTAAGTGGATAAGTCTTAATAGTCTCAAGCGTACAGTCCACTtgaaaaaaaactttatttcATTTGTGTACAGTAGTGTATTGCTCCATCTGACAATAgtgcaaaaaatattttttaatttcctTCATAAATATAACAAAACATAAAAGTcacataataaataaacaaatcacAACACATTAAGGCAACAACATAAACCAAAAACATGAGCCACTTTAACATACACATTACACAAATGTTTCGATCAGATATTTTGGTTCTATACATTGTCTTTTTTCTGTTGGGAAGGTTATTTCATTTATGGTCAAAGGAACAAAGACACCGTCCCAGTCTCGAAAAAGGCAGAAAATCTCCAGATTGAAGAAGTTCTGTCATTCCTGTGCTTAAACTACTTCTGAACTCGTTCAAATGAACACAATCCttcaaaaaaaggaaaaagaaattGTAACTTCTTAGAAGTTATGCTAcgttttttttaaatcaaagtgtACATGACAACGGCTGAAGGTGGAACTCGTTTACTGGTAGCTCGTGCTAGGGTTCATAAACCTGTGACCTCACTGTGTCTGGAATCCTGATTAACGCTCTCATCCAAGGACAGACCAGATATAAGCCTTCCAACACAGTAAAAACAATGTTCTGAAATACGACATATATTCCCAACAGACTTTCAATATGACATGTTACCTTCAACCCCTGATTGAGTAATGGGGGTGTGTCTACACAAGTGCTACTGTGAGGTAAAGGTAAAGTTCAGTCAGGATTTAAATTACACCACAATATGACAATGAATCATGTCATATGTCACATCATATGTGTTAAAAAGACGAGGTGTAATTACTGAGATCTGTGTACACATTAGTCTTTCTCAGCACAAACATGCTCCTGAGAGCATGTGAGAACATTCCAATATGGCTATACCTTTATTGAGAGGCCTCTAATGACTATTGACAGAATACTGAACACTCTACACCACCTTCCTTCATCACTAATAGAGAGTTGCGACAGTACGTAGTCATTTAGCTGATCAATTGTCCAAAGACTTCAGAGACATGGCTGTGGAAACTAAATTGTTTCCACTGGGTCAAACCCTAATCCCTGCACTGTAATAAGATCTCAGCAATTAGCCAGAACAAACATATTCCCCATTTCCAGAAATAATACAAACACACGATCCTCATAATCTCTGATATGTAAATAAGATACATCTCCCCTTTTTCAAAAGGTAGCAATGGTCCTTCAGCAGTTCATAAAACGTCTCTGTAATAGCATCACATTTGTATATAttacatttaataaataaatacgaAAATACATTTAACATCTCTTCTGTGGTCAAAATCGTTTGACCCCATTTAACCTTTGTTATTACTGTCCAGAGACTGCTTTGCGAAAACTCTCTGCTTCTCTGCACCCACATGCACAATGGCGAAATCGGGCAGCGTTGCgcattactgccacctagtgtgACACACCAGCACTACAATGTTGTTCTTCGGCCAAGACAACATTTCAGTAAACATGCATGACAGAGCCAATCGACTGATGTTTGAACTACATTCCTAAGtaacatttgtttttatatattattgCAATATTAtgatccacccccaccctccaaaACAATTACAGTGTTCTTCATACACAAGTGACTGCAAAAGGCCAGAGTGACAGGATTCAGCCTTTTCAAGCTCTGGGGTGCAAGGTTTAGGAATTGGAGGGTAAAATTGTGGGTTGTCTTTTTTTTATATTCTGTACAATGCCACAGTGCTACTCCAGCAGAAAGGTGGCGCTGTGGGCCCCCCCTGGCCTCCCTCCAGAGCTCAGACCGAGCAGTTGCGCTGCTTGGCCACACGGGGCACACCGCCGGGGTTCAGCCGCGTCTTCAGCCTTCGTCAAAGACTGGTGGAGGAGACGGACATGGTGGGGGAGGACGGCGGGGGGAAGTTGAGCAGCTCGAGGACGGCCACGCCCACGCTGCTGCGCCTCGTGAACATGCACGAGGCCGCCACCCACTTGTTGCTACGCGGGTTGTACTTCTCGATGGAGTTCAGGCTGGAACTGCCGTCGTTGCCGCCCACGGCGTACAGCCAGCCGTCCATGGCCACCAGGTCATGGGTGCTCCTGATTGGGTAAAGCGCTCATTAAATAAGGACAGGGCTCACGGCAGCAGGACCGAGACCCGGCTCGAGCTGACCAACAGGGCACACGCTCGCTCGGTTCTGCTCGGTTCTCTGTTTGGGTCCTGGTTGGTAAACCCTTCATGAATACCTTCTAGTTAGAGATTGTACTGCAGGTTTATAACAGTGGATTATTTCGACCTCTCCACCGCTGCAGTTTCAGAGAGTTTCTGAAGCTCTCACCTGCGGATGTTCATGGGTGCCACGCCCTCCCAGGTGTTGGTTTTAGGGTTGTAGCGCTCCACCGAATTCAGGCAGCTGGTCCCGTCGTTTCCGCCGGCGACGTACAGCATCCCCTCCAGGACGGCCACGCCCGCACTGCTCCGACGGCTCAACATGTTGGCTATGGCGGCCCACACGTTGGTCTGAGCACACAGCACCGGGGCAACAGGGCACAGACACCACAGCACCAGGGTTAAATGTGCTTTGGAAATCTTGAAAACTGTAAAACTGCATGCGGCACCAGCCAGAACAACGCTGGTCGTTAGTCAGATTAGGAAACACGGGTGTTGATCATATGAACACGTGTGAACACGGCAGTGTCCTGTCTTCAACACTTAGTAGCTGAAGACAGCCGAGAGGTCCACAGTCAAAGAAATCCAGGCAGAAGACGTTAATCCAATACTGTAATGTTTACTGAAGGATACTTGCCTATGATATTGCAATGTTTACTTGCAAATATTCCTTTATATGTATAATACTGTAATGTTTACTGGGCCGTATTTACTTATAATGTTGTAATGTTTAATTCAAGATATTTGTCTACGATATTGTAATGTGTACTGTTGAACAGTTCTTTATATGTATATTAATGTAATGTTAACTGGAGGATATTTACTTTTCAACCAAAGAGAGGCGAGTACCTGTGGATCATACTTCTCCACCGTGGCCAGGTGTGAAGAACTGTCATACCCACCAACCGCATACAGACTGCCATCTGAAACGAAACGGGGTTCTGTTCACACCAAAGCCCGCGGAAACTGTGGCTAACCCTTTAACCTTTCAACCCCTTTAACgctatgagtgtgtgagtgtgaggccATCATATTGAGGAATGCttcatcaaataaaaagtgaAACCGATCCAGCCATATTCCGAGCAGTGCCTCACCACATGAAGCCGAGTTATTCGGAGAGGCAGACGCTGCCGTCACTCATACCCCAACACATCAACAAGTTCCTCAGAGAGGTGTCGTATCGAGCGGCTCACCCAGCGTAGCCACTCTAACGTATCGTCTCCTGGTGCTCATCGCAGCAATGGACGTCCACGTGCTGGTCAGTGGGTCATACCTCTCTGCGCTAGAGGAGTTAAAGCAGTTCAACCAATCACAAAATGTAGTTTTATAATAACCATAACGAAAAAGTCAGTTTTATCAGTCATGTATGAACATGTGACCATGGCAACACTAGTCACACACCTTCAATTATCATTGTTTAATCAGTCATCAGACTATCATTCATTGGCCAAAAGAAATTAATAGACTTAAATGAATATAGTATAATTTTTAAAACAAAGAAAATTGATCTTTTGTGAATATTAATACACTAAAAAAAAGCATCCGTACTGATGGATAAGAATGCCTGTTCTTGCCCTTGAGATCTTCCTACCTGTTAAGACAGGAAGCACCATCGTAGCCTCCAGCGGCGTAGAGCAGCCCGTGGAGGACGGCCACGCCCAGACAGCTTCTCCTGGTTCCCATAGACACTTCCGGCTGCCAGCCGTTAGTTACAGGGTCATATGACTCAACAGTGGCCAGGTCTGAGGTACCGTCATACCTGACGAAGGCACGTCAAAACATCACTCAAAAGAGAACGTCACTTTCCGAGAAGTGACTTGCTATATGACGCGGTCGTATTCAGCCGTATTCAGGACACCAATGTCGCTCGACAGGTTCTCCCATTTGAACCCACCTGAAAGTGTTAAAGTGCACGACAAGCCATGCTCAGGGAGACAACACTCCCACTGGTTACACCACTACGCCCACCGTGCCACTCTTCCTATGAAACACTACGCGGTTATTAACCAGAAGGGGCGTGAATAAGAGCTTCCGTACCCTCCCACAGCGTACAGCTTGTTGCCGATAGCAGCGACGCCGACTCGTGCCCGTCGCGTGGACATGGACGCCACCATGTGCCAGCGGTCCGTCCGGGTGTCGTAGGCCTCGCAGTCTCCGTGAATAGCAAAGAGACTGCCTCCACCTGCAGGGCAACATAGAGGGTAGCGCTCAACACCACGTCTCGCCGTTATATCCACACGGGCGGAGACGGCGCGAGCGTCCCGGACTCACCGACAGCGAAGAGCACGGGGCTGGCCCCCTCGCACCGGCGGGGCCTCGTCCGGCTGTTTCCCAGAACGCCCCTCTGCTCGGGCATCAGGTGGTACTTGAGCGCCTCGATCAGCAGGTCCTTGCACTCCGAGTGATGACGCACGAGAAGCTCCGTGTCCACGCTGCTTATCAGGAAGTCGCGGGTGAGCAGCGGCAGGCGCACGCACTTCatcagctgggggggggggggggggggacacagtTCACAAGTGGGGGTGTCAGAGGGGGGGTTAAAGAGCCGACGTGTGCTTGGCTGCGGAGACACGCGTCCGACGGTCAGGACGGGACTCACTCGGGGAACGTGCTGCCTCCGGGCATCGATGTCATGTTTGACCCAGCTCAGCACAGCCCGGTAAACTTCCTCCTCCGAGGGAACGTTCAGGTTATCACTGGAGATCAGATCCAACACCTGTGAGGAACACGACCAGGTGACCAACGACCGATGAAGAGAACAGCTCTGATGGGCTCCTGGTCAGGTCAGgatgaaggacacacacacacgcaatctaTATATACGTATGTAAGTGAATATATGTGGCTGTTGTTAAGGCCACAGTTTATGGGCTTGtgtacaacaaacacacccatGTTTCCCAGGTGTCGAGGTCTAAATCCGGGGCAACCTTCATAGCCCAGTAGGCACAGGGCTtaagcacacactgctgcagtggCACCAAGCCAGTAACCACTGCTGTAAAATACGTCTGGGAAAAgaaaggagggggagagacagaattGCAGCCCTTCTCCTCAGTAACCGCCACTCACAGACCCCTCAAATCAACACCTAAAAATGGATTCAAGAAAAAGGACTTAAGGGAGACCAAGAGCCTGTCGGCCAGAGAGTGCGAGAGCCCAGAATTGACTACGCTAATCACGTTTGCCCAAAGAGAGCTCGTTGATATAATAGAGGATGAAAGCCCATCATACGCTGAAGGTGGAGATAACGTGATCTCTGCCGGAGAAGAAGCCTGCGTTTAGGACGCTGGGACCTCGGTGCTCCAGCTCTGTCGTGGTTGGGGGGGCTGCACCCTGGACGCGTGGCCCAACTGGGCACGTCTGTGCAGACTCGCCAGCGCTAGACTCACGACCAGCCAAGCGAGAAAAGCCCCAGAGATATGAGACGAGGTCAGATTGCGCGTGTTTACAGTAAAGG is a genomic window of Brachyhypopomus gauderio isolate BG-103 unplaced genomic scaffold, BGAUD_0.2 sc88, whole genome shotgun sequence containing:
- the klhl17 gene encoding uncharacterized protein klhl17 isoform X1, which gives rise to MTHMCRLLDIILDCCYTQWRAKRRCEGRGTGLGSVRMRTRRGEGCCLRASLQLQRARPRQQEEPERRAPERSAAMEAGMQLLNRDGHSISHNSKRHYHDSFVSMNRMRQRGLLCDIVLHVASKEIKAHKVVLASCSPYFHAMFTRQQVPCFSSLSPSPLQLRLECDDEMSESRQTHVTLHDMDPQALEQLVQYTYTAEIVVGEGNVQTLLPAASLLQLNGVRDACCKFLLSQLDPSNCLGIRGFADTHSCSDLLKSAHKYVLQHFVEVSKTEEFMLLPLKQVLDLISSDNLNVPSEEEVYRAVLSWVKHDIDARRQHVPRLMKCVRLPLLTRDFLISSVDTELLVRHHSECKDLLIEALKYHLMPEQRGVLGNSRTRPRRCEGASPVLFAVGGGSLFAIHGDCEAYDTRTDRWHMVASMSTRRARVGVAAIGNKLYAVGGYDGTSDLATVESYDPVTNGWQPEVSMGTRRSCLGVAVLHGLLYAAGGYDGASCLNSAERYDPLTSTWTSIAAMSTRRRYVRVATLDGSLYAVGGYDSSSHLATVEKYDPQTNVWAAIANMLSRRSSAGVAVLEGMLYVAGGNDGTSCLNSVERYNPKTNTWEGVAPMNIRRSTHDLVAMDGWLYAVGGNDGSSSLNSIEKYNPRSNKWVAASCMFTRRSSVGVAVLELLNFPPPSSPTMSVSSTSL
- the klhl17 gene encoding kelch-like protein 17 isoform X4, producing the protein MEAGMQLLNRDGHSISHNSKRHYHDSFVSMNRMRQRGLLCDIVLHVASKEIKAHKVVLASCSPYFHAMFTRQQVPCFSSLSPSPLQLRLECDDEMSESRQTHVTLHDMDPQALEQLVQYTYTAEIVVGEGNVQTLLPAASLLQLNGVRDACCKFLLSQLDPSNCLGIRGFADTHSCSDLLKSAHKYVLQHFVEVSKTEEFMLLPLKQVLDLISSDNLNVPSEEEVYRAVLSWVKHDIDARRQHVPRLMKCVRLPLLTRDFLISSVDTELLVRHHSECKDLLIEALKYHLMPEQRGVLGNSRTRPRRCEGASPVLFAVGGGSLFAIHGDCEAYDTRTDRWHMVASMSTRRARVGVAAIGNKLYAVGGYDGTSDLATVESYDPVTNGWQPEVSMGTRRSCLGVAVLHGLLYAAGGYDGASCLNSAERYDPLTSTWTSIAAMSTRRRYVRVATLDGSLYAVGGYDSSSHLATVEKYDPQTNVWAAIANMLSRRSSAGVAVLEGMLYVAGGNDGTSCLNSVERYNPKTNTWEGVAPMNIRRSTHDLVAMDGWLYAVGGNDGSSSLNSIEKYNPRSNKWVAASCMFTRRSSVGVAVLELLNFPPPSSPTMSVSSTSL
- the klhl17 gene encoding kelch-like protein 17 isoform X2 translates to MTHMCRLLDIILDCCYTQWRAKRRCEGRGTGLGSVRMRTRRGEGCCLRASLQLQRARPRQQEEPERRAPERSAAMEAGMQLLNRDGHSISHNSKRHYHDSFVSMNRMRQRGLLCDIVLHVASKEIKAHKVVLASCSPYFHAMFTNEMSESRQTHVTLHDMDPQALEQLVQYTYTAEIVVGEGNVQTLLPAASLLQLNGVRDACCKFLLSQLDPSNCLGIRGFADTHSCSDLLKSAHKYVLQHFVEVSKTEEFMLLPLKQVLDLISSDNLNVPSEEEVYRAVLSWVKHDIDARRQHVPRLMKCVRLPLLTRDFLISSVDTELLVRHHSECKDLLIEALKYHLMPEQRGVLGNSRTRPRRCEGASPVLFAVGGGSLFAIHGDCEAYDTRTDRWHMVASMSTRRARVGVAAIGNKLYAVGGYDGTSDLATVESYDPVTNGWQPEVSMGTRRSCLGVAVLHGLLYAAGGYDGASCLNSAERYDPLTSTWTSIAAMSTRRRYVRVATLDGSLYAVGGYDSSSHLATVEKYDPQTNVWAAIANMLSRRSSAGVAVLEGMLYVAGGNDGTSCLNSVERYNPKTNTWEGVAPMNIRRSTHDLVAMDGWLYAVGGNDGSSSLNSIEKYNPRSNKWVAASCMFTRRSSVGVAVLELLNFPPPSSPTMSVSSTSL
- the klhl17 gene encoding kelch-like protein 17 isoform X3 encodes the protein MRTRRGEGCCLRASLQLQRARPRQQEEPERRAPERSAAMEAGMQLLNRDGHSISHNSKRHYHDSFVSMNRMRQRGLLCDIVLHVASKEIKAHKVVLASCSPYFHAMFTRQQVPCFSSLSPSPLQLRLECDDEMSESRQTHVTLHDMDPQALEQLVQYTYTAEIVVGEGNVQTLLPAASLLQLNGVRDACCKFLLSQLDPSNCLGIRGFADTHSCSDLLKSAHKYVLQHFVEVSKTEEFMLLPLKQVLDLISSDNLNVPSEEEVYRAVLSWVKHDIDARRQHVPRLMKCVRLPLLTRDFLISSVDTELLVRHHSECKDLLIEALKYHLMPEQRGVLGNSRTRPRRCEGASPVLFAVGGGSLFAIHGDCEAYDTRTDRWHMVASMSTRRARVGVAAIGNKLYAVGGYDGTSDLATVESYDPVTNGWQPEVSMGTRRSCLGVAVLHGLLYAAGGYDGASCLNSAERYDPLTSTWTSIAAMSTRRRYVRVATLDGSLYAVGGYDSSSHLATVEKYDPQTNVWAAIANMLSRRSSAGVAVLEGMLYVAGGNDGTSCLNSVERYNPKTNTWEGVAPMNIRRSTHDLVAMDGWLYAVGGNDGSSSLNSIEKYNPRSNKWVAASCMFTRRSSVGVAVLELLNFPPPSSPTMSVSSTSL